The stretch of DNA TCACCGGCGGCACGCTCATGCTCGTCGGCGCGTACTACGGCGGCATGGAGACGGCCGCGGTCGCGATGGCGCTCACCGTCATCGGCACGCTCGTGTGGCGGCTCTCCGACGGTGCCGACGGGTTCGTGCGCGACGCGAGCGCCGGCGTGTTCTGCCTGTCCTACCTGCACCTCATGGGCGTCTTCGTCATGCTCATGCTGGTCGAGACCGACGGGCCCTGGCGCATCGTCGCCTTCATCGTCGCCACGGTCGCCTCCGACATCGGCGGCTACACGGCGGGCGTCTTCCTCGGCAAGCACCCCATGGCCCCGACCATCAGTCCCAAGAAGTCCTGGGAGGGCTTCAGCGGGTCGCTCGTCTTCGGCATCGCCGCCGGCATCGCCACCGTGACCCTCGCGCTCGACGGCGACTGGTGGGTGGGCGTCCTGCTCGGCATCGCCGGCGTCGTCATGGCGACCCTCGGCGACCTGTCGGAGTCGCTCATCAAGCGTGACCTCGGCATCAAGGACATGGGCGACCTCCTGCCCGGCCACGGCGGCATCATGGACCGTCTCGACTCGCTCATCGCCGTCGCACCCGTCGCCTGGCTGATCCTGCACTACCTCGTCTCGCCCGCCTGAGCACCGGGTGGCCGCGTCGGCCGACGCGGACATCGAGCCGAAACAGGGATGCGGCAGGCTGGGTCCATGTCGATCAAGGTCTCGCTCCGCCACCGCACGACCTACCGGTTCGACCGTCCCGTCGCCCTCGGGCCGCACGTCGTGCGGCTGCGCCCCGCGCCGCACAGCCGGACGCCGATCGACTCCTACGCGCTGCGCGTCTCGCCGGCCGAGCACTTCGTGAACTGGCAGCAGGACCCCTTCGGCAACTGGCAGGCGCGCCTGGTGTTCCCCGAGAAGGTCAGCGAGCTCGGCGTCGACGTCACGCTCGTGGCCGACCTCATGGTCGTCAACCCCTTCGACTTCTTCGTCGAGGAGTACGCCGAGACCTACCCGTTCAGCTACGAGCCGCAGCTCGCGGCCGACCTCGCCCCCTACCTGCGGCCTGTCGACGAGGGCGACGGCGAGGGTCCGGGGCCGGTCGTCCGGGCCTGGCGCGACGCGCTGCCCGAGCCGGCCGCCGACGGTGTGCCGCTCGTGCAGTTCCTCGCCGACCTGAACGCCGCCGTCCACCGCGACGTCGCCTACACGGTCCGCATGGAGCCGGGCGTCCAGACCCCCGACGAGACGCTGACCCGGGCGATCGGCTCGTGCCGCGACAGCGCGTGGCTCCTGGTCTCGCTCCTGCGCCAGCACGGTCTCGCCGCGCGGTTCGTGTCGGGCTACCTGGTGCAGCTCGCGCCCGACCCGCTCGTGGCCGCGCAGGCGCTCGACGGGCCCGCCGGTGCGACCGAGGACTTCACCGACCTGCACGCCTGGGCCGAGGTGTACGTGCCCGGCGCCGGCTGGGTGGGCCTGGACCCGACGTCGTCGCTGTTCGCGGGGGAGGGTCACATCCCGCTGTCCGCGACGCCCCACCCGTCGTCGGCCGCGCCGATCACGGGGGCGCTCGAGCCGGCGGAGGTCGAGTTCTCCTTCCTCAACGAGGTCACCCGCGTGCACGAGGACCCGCGGGTCACGCTGCCGTACACCCAGGCGCAGTGGGACCGCGTCGACGCGCTCGGGCAAGCCGTCGACGCGCGGCTCGACGCGGGCGAGGTCGGCCTGACCATGGGCGGGGAGCCGACCTTCGTCAGTGTCGACGACTCCACGTCGGAGCAGTGGAGCACGGCGGCCGACGGGCCCGAGAAGCGCCTGCTGGCGACCGAGCTCGCCGAGCGGCTGCGCCAGGTGTACGCCGAGGGCGGCGTCGTGCACCGCGGGCAGGGCAAGTGGTACCCCGGCGAGCCGCTCCCGCGCTGGCAGGTCTCGTTGCAGTGGCGCACCGACAGGGAGCCGCTGTGGCACGACGCGTCGCTGCTCTGCGACCCGTGGTCCGACCCGACGCCGGTGGAGCACGACACCGCCGAGCGGCTCGCGCACGAGGTGGCGCGCGTGCTGGGCCTGCCCCAGGAGCTCGTGCTCCCCGCGTGGGAGGACCCGTTCGCCGCCGTGGCGCGAGAGGTCGGCCGGCCCGAGGGGGAGCGGCCCGAGGTCGCCGAGCCCGACGTCGAGCAGGTCGCGCGGCTCGACCGGGCCGAGGAGCGGCCCACCGGATGGGTGCTGCCGCTCGCGACGGGCGAGCAGTGGCGCAGCCCCGCGTGGCGGTTCCGACGCGGCCGGCTCGTGCTCGCGCCCGGCGACTCCGCCGTCGGCCTGCGGCTCCCGCTCGACGCGATCGCCTGGTCCGACCCCGAGGCCACGGGCGACCCGTCCTACCTCGAAGCCGGCCCGACCCTGGTGCCGGGCGTCCCCGACGTGGAGGTCTGCGACCCCGAGGGCGCGCCGACGACCGCCCTGGCGTTCGAGGTGCGGCCGGGCGGGCCCGACGCGCCGCCCGTGCTGCACGTCTTCCTGCCGCCGACCGAGCGCCTCGAGGACTACGCCGACCTCCTGCACGTCGTGGAGCAGGCCGTGGCCGCGGTGGGCACGCCGGTGGTCGTCGAGGGCTACGGCCCGCCGCCGGACCCCCGCCTGACCCAGCTCAGCGTCACGCCCGACCCGGGCGTCATCGAGGTGAACGTGCAGCCGACGTCGTCGTGGTCGGAGCTCGTGTCGCTCACCGAGACGCTGTACGACGCGGCGCGCCGCACCCGGCTGGGCACCGAGAAGTTCGACCTCGACGGGCTGCACACCGGCACGGGCGGTGGCAACCACCTGACGCTCGGTGGCCGCACGCCTGCCGCGTCGCCGCTGCTGCGCCGACCGGACCTGCTGGTGAGCCTGCTGTCGCACTGGCAGCGCCACCCGTCGCTCTCGTACCTGTTCTCCGGACGCTTCATCGGCCCGACGAGCCAGGCGCCACGCTTCGACGAGGGCCGCCCCGAGTCGGTCTATGAGATGGAGATCGCGATCGCCGAGGTCCACCGCCTCGTCGCCGAGGCCGAGGAGCAGGGCGAGGACGTCCGGCCCTGGCTCGTCGACCGAGCGCTGCGGCACCTGCTGACCGACCTCACGGGCAACACGCACCGTGCCGAGTTCTGCATCGACAAGCTCTACAGCCCCGACTCCTCACGCGGACGTCTCGGACTGCTCGAGCTGCGCGGCTTCGAGATGCCGCCGCACCCGCAGATGGCGCTCGTGCAGGCGTTGCTCGTGCGCGCCCTCGTGGCGCGGTTCTGGGACGACCCCGCCACCGGACCGCTCGAGCGGTGGGGCGCCGCGCTGCACGAGGACTTCCTGCTGCCGCAGGGCGCGGTCCGCGACGTGGACGCGGTCGTGGCCGACCTGCAGGACCATGGCATCGACTTCGAGCGTTCCTGGCTCGACCCGTTCGTGGAGTTCCGCTTCCCGCGCATCGGCGTGACGCAGGTGAGCACCCCGACGGGCCCCGTCGAGCTCGAGCTGCGCAGCGCGATCGAGCCGTGGCACGTGCTGGGGGAGGAGGCGACGGGCTCGGGGACGTCGCGCTACGTCGACTCCTCGATCGAGCGGCTCCAGGTGACCGTCCGTGGCGTCTCGCCCTCGCGGCACCTCGTGACGTGCCAGGGTGTTCCCGTGCCCCTCACCCCGACCGGCGTGCCCGGCGAGTACTACGCCGGCGTGCGCTACCGCGCCTGGCAGCCGTGGTCGGCGCTGCACCCGTCGATCCCGGTGCACTCGCCGCTGCACGTCGAGGTGGTCGACACCGTCGCCGGCCAGTCGCTCGGCGGCTGCACGTACCACGTGGTGCACCCGGGCGGGCGGGCCTACGACCACCCGCCGGTCAACGCGCAGGAGGCGGAGGCGCGCCGCTCGAGCCGCTTCGTGCCCCACCCGGCGTCCACCGGACCGGTCGACGTCGGCGCGCTGGTCGAGGCCGGTCGGCGCGCGCACAGCACCGACTACCCCCACACGCTCGACCTGCGACGGGTACCTCCGACCGGGCGGCCCGCCGCGCCATGACCGTCCTGCGCGACTACGCGTCGGAGGTCGGTCAGCCGACCCTCGACGCCGCTCCCGCCCGCTACGACGAGGTGGTCGACGCCGACGGCTCCCTGCGGCCGGCCTGGCGGACGCTCGCCGCGAGCGCGCTGGAGATCACCGACGTGCAGCTGCGTCGTGTGCAGCGCGACATCGGGCGGTTCCTGGGCGACGACGGCGTCACGTACCGACGTCCGGGGGAGCCCGGGTCACGGTGGCGGCTCGACCCGCTGCCGCTCGTGCTCAGCGCGCAGGACTGGGCACCCCTGGAGGTCGGCCTCGCCCAGCGCGCCGAGCTGCTGAACGCCCTGCTGGCGGACCTGCACGGACCACGCACCGTCCTCGCGCAGGGCGTCGTCCCGCCGGCCGTGGTCTACGCCCACCAGGGCTTCCTGCGCGCGGCGGCCCGGCCGGGCACCGTCGACGACCGCCCGCTCCTGCTCACCGCCACCGACGTCGCACGCACGCCCGCCGGCGACTGGGTCGTCGTCGCCGACCGGACGCAGGCGCCGTCCGGGCTCGGGTACGCCATGGAGAACCGGCACGTGATCTCGCGCGTGCTGCCGCAGATGTACCGCGACGCCGGCCTGCACCAGGTGGGGCCGTTCCTGCAGGCCGTGCGGTCGACCCTCATGCAGGCCGCGCCCGAGCACGTGGACGACCCGCGCGTCGTCGTGCTCACCCCCGGGTCGGCGTCGGAGACCGCGTTCGACCAGGCGCACCTCGCGTCGAGCCTCGGCTTCCCGCTCGTGCAGGGCAGCGACCTGGTGGTGCGCTCAGGCGCGGTCTGGATGCGGGTCTTCGGCCGTCTGGAGCGTGTCGACGTGATCCTGCGGCGTGTCGACGCGCCGTGGTGCGACCCGCTGGAGCTGCGCGGCGACTCCCAGCTCGGCGTCCCGGGCCTGCTCGAGGCGGTGCGGCGCGGGAGCGTGCGGGTCGTGAACGGCCTCGGCTCGGGCGTGCTGGAGAACCCCGGGCTGCTCCCGTACATGGCCGGCCTGTGCGAGCACCTCCTCGACGAGCCCCTGCGGCTGCCGTCGGTCCCGACCTCCTGGCTCGGCGACCCCGACGCCCTCGCCCTCGCCCGCGAGCGGTGGGACGATCTCGCCGTCCGGTCCATCGACCGGTCGGTCGACGTCGACCGCCTCGGTCCGGCCGAGCTCCTGACCCGCGTGGAGGCCGAGCCGCACCGCTTCGCGGCCCAGGAGCTGCCCGCGTGGTCGCAGGCGCCGCGGCTCGCGGGTGGTGCCGTGCGCCCCCAGCCGGTGGCGCTGCGCACGTTCACGCTGCGGTACGGGTCGTCGTACCGGCCGATGCTGGGCGGGCTCGCGTCGGTGCTCGACGGTGCGCGGTCGGTGTCGAGCAAGGACGTGTGGGTGCTGAAGGAAGCCCCCGACCAGCCCGACCAGGGACTCGCCGAGGTGCTGGCGGTGACGTCGTCGAGCAGCGTCACGCCGCTGGTGCCGCGCGTGCTCGAGGACCTCTTCTGGTTCGGCCGGTACGCCGAGCGCGCCGAGGACACGCTGCGTCTCGTGCTCGTCGCCCACGCCCTCGCGGACGACTTCCGGGCGCGCCCCCACAGCGCGGGCGGCGTGGCCCTGCGGGTGTTGCGTGGCGCGCTGCTGCACCAGG from Aeromicrobium erythreum encodes:
- a CDS encoding phosphatidate cytidylyltransferase, coding for MRSEEAAPTDGPLGETDPAVAQRKSRAGRNLPAAIGVGAGLGAMVVVSLFLFKDVFVAVVVLALGVGLWELARALGTAGIKVPFLPVLTGGTLMLVGAYYGGMETAAVAMALTVIGTLVWRLSDGADGFVRDASAGVFCLSYLHLMGVFVMLMLVETDGPWRIVAFIVATVASDIGGYTAGVFLGKHPMAPTISPKKSWEGFSGSLVFGIAAGIATVTLALDGDWWVGVLLGIAGVVMATLGDLSESLIKRDLGIKDMGDLLPGHGGIMDRLDSLIAVAPVAWLILHYLVSPA
- a CDS encoding DUF2126 domain-containing protein — its product is MSIKVSLRHRTTYRFDRPVALGPHVVRLRPAPHSRTPIDSYALRVSPAEHFVNWQQDPFGNWQARLVFPEKVSELGVDVTLVADLMVVNPFDFFVEEYAETYPFSYEPQLAADLAPYLRPVDEGDGEGPGPVVRAWRDALPEPAADGVPLVQFLADLNAAVHRDVAYTVRMEPGVQTPDETLTRAIGSCRDSAWLLVSLLRQHGLAARFVSGYLVQLAPDPLVAAQALDGPAGATEDFTDLHAWAEVYVPGAGWVGLDPTSSLFAGEGHIPLSATPHPSSAAPITGALEPAEVEFSFLNEVTRVHEDPRVTLPYTQAQWDRVDALGQAVDARLDAGEVGLTMGGEPTFVSVDDSTSEQWSTAADGPEKRLLATELAERLRQVYAEGGVVHRGQGKWYPGEPLPRWQVSLQWRTDREPLWHDASLLCDPWSDPTPVEHDTAERLAHEVARVLGLPQELVLPAWEDPFAAVAREVGRPEGERPEVAEPDVEQVARLDRAEERPTGWVLPLATGEQWRSPAWRFRRGRLVLAPGDSAVGLRLPLDAIAWSDPEATGDPSYLEAGPTLVPGVPDVEVCDPEGAPTTALAFEVRPGGPDAPPVLHVFLPPTERLEDYADLLHVVEQAVAAVGTPVVVEGYGPPPDPRLTQLSVTPDPGVIEVNVQPTSSWSELVSLTETLYDAARRTRLGTEKFDLDGLHTGTGGGNHLTLGGRTPAASPLLRRPDLLVSLLSHWQRHPSLSYLFSGRFIGPTSQAPRFDEGRPESVYEMEIAIAEVHRLVAEAEEQGEDVRPWLVDRALRHLLTDLTGNTHRAEFCIDKLYSPDSSRGRLGLLELRGFEMPPHPQMALVQALLVRALVARFWDDPATGPLERWGAALHEDFLLPQGAVRDVDAVVADLQDHGIDFERSWLDPFVEFRFPRIGVTQVSTPTGPVELELRSAIEPWHVLGEEATGSGTSRYVDSSIERLQVTVRGVSPSRHLVTCQGVPVPLTPTGVPGEYYAGVRYRAWQPWSALHPSIPVHSPLHVEVVDTVAGQSLGGCTYHVVHPGGRAYDHPPVNAQEAEARRSSRFVPHPASTGPVDVGALVEAGRRAHSTDYPHTLDLRRVPPTGRPAAP
- a CDS encoding circularly permuted type 2 ATP-grasp protein; amino-acid sequence: MTVLRDYASEVGQPTLDAAPARYDEVVDADGSLRPAWRTLAASALEITDVQLRRVQRDIGRFLGDDGVTYRRPGEPGSRWRLDPLPLVLSAQDWAPLEVGLAQRAELLNALLADLHGPRTVLAQGVVPPAVVYAHQGFLRAAARPGTVDDRPLLLTATDVARTPAGDWVVVADRTQAPSGLGYAMENRHVISRVLPQMYRDAGLHQVGPFLQAVRSTLMQAAPEHVDDPRVVVLTPGSASETAFDQAHLASSLGFPLVQGSDLVVRSGAVWMRVFGRLERVDVILRRVDAPWCDPLELRGDSQLGVPGLLEAVRRGSVRVVNGLGSGVLENPGLLPYMAGLCEHLLDEPLRLPSVPTSWLGDPDALALARERWDDLAVRSIDRSVDVDRLGPAELLTRVEAEPHRFAAQELPAWSQAPRLAGGAVRPQPVALRTFTLRYGSSYRPMLGGLASVLDGARSVSSKDVWVLKEAPDQPDQGLAEVLAVTSSSSVTPLVPRVLEDLFWFGRYAERAEDTLRLVLVAHALADDFRARPHSAGGVALRVLRGALLHQVPGPYDAGDGESVDADLRSVLLDVERSASVAHSFTALRGAAEGVRDQLSVDVFRAFGATERAAGLLSANDHSLQVTESAERMLTGLLALHGATASMVHDEGWETLEAGRALERCLQVVALLRRTVTVRRGIDVDRHLHQGVLTATESAITHRRRYRGFVRVTSLVELLLADPANPRSLRFNLETLRRHVAALPASTGASRPERLLDDLVDEVDRTHVAELVPIEGESRPNLERHLDSLTIHLLRVAEAFAGTHLATAPAPRAFGLSGRGIR